A section of the Veillonella criceti genome encodes:
- a CDS encoding metal-sensing transcriptional repressor, translating into MKQCMDADNLHRRLKKIIGQVQAIDRMVDEDVPCEDILSQINAAKSALNRVGQVILEGHIRHCVRDGLEHGDVDKTLDKFTKAVERFANMQ; encoded by the coding sequence ATGAAACAGTGTATGGATGCAGATAATTTACATCGTCGCTTAAAGAAGATTATCGGACAAGTACAAGCGATTGATAGAATGGTTGATGAAGATGTGCCATGTGAAGATATTTTATCTCAAATTAATGCAGCAAAGTCAGCCTTAAATCGGGTAGGTCAAGTTATTTTAGAAGGCCATATTCGGCACTGTGTTCGTGATGGCTTAGAGCATGGTGATGTGGATAAGACTTTAGATAAATTTACAAAAGCAGTCGAACGATTTGCGAATATGCAGTAA
- a CDS encoding ArsR/SmtB family transcription factor: MLANEHLNHKANAKIFKALSDEKRLAILALLQHGEECSCVLLEQLDLTQSGLSYHMKILCESGIVIGRPEGKWTFYHISPEGRQKAVEVLLAATNIL, encoded by the coding sequence ATGTTAGCAAATGAGCATTTGAATCATAAAGCTAATGCTAAAATATTTAAGGCTTTATCTGATGAAAAACGGTTAGCTATTTTAGCTCTTTTACAACATGGCGAAGAATGTTCTTGTGTGTTATTAGAGCAGCTTGATTTAACGCAATCTGGTCTATCTTATCATATGAAAATCCTCTGTGAGTCAGGTATTGTGATTGGTAGACCGGAAGGCAAATGGACATTTTATCATATTTCGCCAGAAGGGCGTCAGAAAGCGGTTGAAGTCTTATTGGCTGCAACAAATATTCTATAA
- a CDS encoding heavy metal translocating P-type ATPase yields MEAAIRKLENTLFNRIEYILELGGIKKDILFLIVSGIAVLASLLNIQLFSFDIAWVAIILCGLPIILEAIIGLVTEFDIKADVLVSLALIAAVATGEIFAAAEVAFIMQIGALLEEITVAKARAGIEKLVNLTPQAARIITPSGEQLVAAETVDIGDILRVLPGETVPVDGEIIAGETSINQAVLTGESLPIDKTVGDVVASGTVNQFGAFDMRATKVGADSSIQRMIRLVQSADAGKANIVGLADRWATWVVVIALLSAIGTWLVTGEILRAVTILVVFCPCALVLATPTAIMAAIGNATKHGFLVREGDALERLASVTKVSFDKTGTLTYGVPKVVAVEVVPNKVVTAKTLTVQMNDLKQTIFQLAASLETMSEHPLGKAIVASYKDTFETPLLPCKEFKMLPGRGVLGVVDNQYMLVGNERLMSENGIAISEAILDTVSVYLSKGSTIVYVAMADTLVGYIALADTVRPESVAMIERLHQLGIQSILLTGDNENSAYSIGSQLGIREIKANCLPEDKLNYMEQYQQMNQSLVMIGDGINDAPALKKANVGIAMGGVGSDIAVEAADIALVDDEVKELPHLIALSKRMMSTIKWNLAFAMILNFTAIGLSFPGILNPVTGALVHNAGSVLVIINSALLLKWRSE; encoded by the coding sequence ATGGAAGCGGCCATTCGTAAATTAGAAAACACGTTATTTAATAGAATTGAATATATATTAGAGCTAGGTGGCATTAAAAAAGATATACTATTTTTAATCGTTTCTGGAATTGCGGTCTTGGCTAGTTTATTGAATATTCAGTTGTTTTCATTTGATATAGCCTGGGTAGCCATTATTTTATGTGGTTTACCTATTATTTTAGAAGCAATTATAGGATTAGTAACAGAATTTGATATTAAAGCGGATGTACTTGTTTCGTTAGCTTTGATAGCGGCGGTGGCAACAGGTGAAATATTTGCAGCAGCTGAAGTGGCGTTTATCATGCAAATCGGTGCTTTATTGGAAGAAATTACAGTAGCTAAGGCTAGGGCTGGCATTGAAAAATTAGTCAATCTTACACCACAAGCAGCACGAATTATTACGCCCAGTGGTGAACAATTAGTGGCGGCTGAAACTGTCGATATTGGCGATATACTTCGTGTATTACCAGGCGAAACCGTTCCTGTTGATGGTGAAATTATTGCTGGTGAAACGTCAATTAATCAAGCTGTTCTTACTGGTGAGTCATTGCCTATTGATAAAACAGTAGGTGATGTAGTCGCTAGCGGTACTGTTAATCAGTTTGGAGCCTTTGATATGAGAGCGACTAAAGTAGGGGCGGATAGCTCGATTCAGCGCATGATACGTTTGGTTCAATCGGCTGATGCTGGAAAGGCTAACATTGTAGGTTTGGCTGATCGTTGGGCTACATGGGTTGTAGTTATTGCTTTACTATCGGCAATCGGTACTTGGCTAGTGACTGGAGAAATTTTGAGAGCTGTTACAATTCTTGTTGTATTTTGTCCTTGCGCATTAGTATTGGCTACACCAACGGCCATTATGGCCGCTATAGGCAATGCGACTAAGCATGGATTTTTGGTGCGTGAAGGTGATGCGCTTGAACGCTTGGCTTCGGTTACTAAAGTTTCATTTGATAAAACTGGTACTTTGACATATGGTGTACCTAAGGTGGTGGCTGTGGAAGTTGTTCCCAATAAAGTAGTAACTGCTAAGACATTAACTGTACAGATGAACGATTTAAAGCAGACCATTTTTCAATTAGCTGCTAGTTTGGAAACTATGTCAGAACATCCGTTAGGTAAGGCAATAGTTGCATCGTATAAAGATACATTTGAAACACCTTTACTGCCTTGTAAAGAGTTTAAAATGTTACCTGGCCGTGGTGTATTAGGCGTAGTAGATAATCAATATATGTTAGTTGGGAATGAGCGTTTAATGTCTGAAAATGGCATTGCTATTAGTGAAGCTATATTAGATACAGTATCCGTGTATTTATCTAAAGGAAGCACCATTGTATATGTAGCTATGGCTGATACATTAGTTGGTTATATTGCATTAGCTGATACAGTACGGCCTGAAAGTGTCGCTATGATTGAGCGACTCCATCAATTAGGGATACAGAGCATTTTATTGACGGGTGATAATGAAAATTCAGCCTATTCGATTGGCAGTCAGTTAGGAATTCGTGAAATTAAAGCAAACTGCTTACCTGAAGATAAATTAAATTATATGGAACAATATCAACAAATGAATCAATCTCTAGTTATGATTGGTGATGGAATTAATGATGCGCCAGCGCTTAAAAAAGCTAATGTAGGAATTGCTATGGGCGGTGTTGGTAGCGATATTGCAGTTGAAGCAGCTGATATTGCGCTAGTAGATGATGAAGTGAAAGAATTACCCCATTTAATTGCTCTGTCAAAACGTATGATGAGTACTATTAAATGGAACTTAGCTTTTGCTATGATTTTGAATTTTACAGCCATTGGGTTGTCATTTCCAGGAATTTTAAATCCTGTAACTGGCGCTTTAGTACATAATGCAGGTTCTGTTTTAGTAATCATTAATTCAGCCCTGCTTTTAAAATGGCGTAGTGAATAA
- the nikA gene encoding nickel ABC transporter substrate-binding protein produces the protein MRLKRLVCAALLTVSAFGILGCAGTAGNQASQSANSDQLTFVNFRDVRDLNPHLYAGEMYAQEMLYDTLVEITDTGYAPALAESWTISEDGQTYTFKIRPNVKFSDGEVLDAHAIKANFDAIFENKSRHTWLESMSLIDNYEATDDLTFVIHLTKPYYPLLTELGVTRPFAMISPKAMKNGSTKDGVTEYIGSGPYKLKEVVTDKYAIFEANELYWGEKPKVKTILVKVIPDNQTRILALEKGEVDLIFGKNMVDADAIRKFKDQKGFKVALSEPMSTREIVLNTTKAHLSDKLVRQALQHATNKEAISEGVFYGIEKPADTLYASTVPYANVGLKPYEYNVETAKSMLTSAGYVLGADGILTKEGTPLELNLLYNSDSVTEKAISEFLQAEYKKLGIILHIKGEEEQSYRDNMKSGNFDMVFNISWGLPYDPQSSLSGMRKPVYGDYAAQQGLADKAEIDEAITKILTSTNETERQDLYKFVLTRLHEDAVYIPLTYENNKAIYNNRVEGLHFTPTLYEVPFKDITLK, from the coding sequence ATGAGATTAAAACGACTTGTATGTGCCGCCTTATTAACAGTAAGTGCGTTTGGTATTTTAGGTTGTGCAGGAACGGCCGGCAATCAAGCAAGCCAAAGTGCAAACAGTGATCAGCTTACGTTTGTTAATTTTCGCGATGTGCGTGATTTAAATCCCCATTTATATGCGGGGGAAATGTATGCCCAAGAAATGCTGTATGATACATTAGTAGAGATTACGGATACAGGTTATGCGCCTGCATTAGCTGAAAGTTGGACAATTAGTGAAGATGGCCAAACGTATACTTTTAAAATCCGTCCAAATGTAAAATTTAGTGATGGCGAAGTGTTAGATGCGCATGCGATTAAGGCTAATTTTGATGCTATTTTTGAAAATAAATCTCGTCATACATGGCTAGAATCAATGAGTTTAATCGACAATTATGAAGCTACTGATGATTTAACATTTGTAATTCATCTTACAAAACCGTATTATCCATTATTAACTGAACTAGGCGTAACACGTCCATTTGCTATGATTTCACCAAAAGCAATGAAAAACGGGAGTACTAAGGATGGGGTTACTGAATATATTGGCAGTGGGCCGTATAAATTAAAAGAAGTGGTGACGGATAAATACGCTATTTTTGAAGCTAATGAATTATACTGGGGGGAAAAGCCAAAGGTTAAAACAATTTTAGTTAAGGTGATTCCAGATAATCAGACCCGTATTTTGGCCCTTGAGAAAGGGGAAGTTGATTTAATATTCGGTAAAAATATGGTAGATGCTGATGCAATTCGTAAATTTAAAGATCAAAAAGGCTTTAAGGTCGCCTTATCTGAACCTATGTCTACGCGCGAGATTGTATTAAATACAACAAAAGCTCATTTAAGTGATAAATTAGTTCGTCAAGCGTTACAACATGCGACCAATAAAGAGGCTATTTCAGAAGGTGTGTTTTATGGTATTGAAAAACCAGCCGATACATTATATGCATCAACAGTGCCTTATGCCAACGTAGGGTTAAAACCTTATGAGTATAATGTTGAAACAGCTAAATCAATGTTGACCTCTGCTGGCTATGTGCTAGGGGCTGATGGTATTTTGACAAAAGAAGGAACGCCATTAGAACTTAATTTGCTATATAACAGTGATAGTGTAACTGAAAAAGCTATTTCTGAATTTTTACAAGCTGAATACAAGAAATTAGGCATTATACTTCACATTAAAGGTGAAGAAGAGCAGTCCTATCGCGATAATATGAAGTCTGGTAATTTTGATATGGTATTTAATATTTCGTGGGGCTTGCCATATGATCCACAGTCCTCTTTATCTGGTATGCGTAAGCCTGTATATGGCGATTATGCAGCACAACAAGGTTTAGCAGATAAAGCTGAAATTGATGAAGCAATTACTAAGATTTTAACATCTACGAATGAAACTGAACGTCAAGACTTATATAAATTTGTATTGACTCGTTTACATGAAGATGCTGTGTATATTCCATTGACCTATGAAAATAACAAAGCTATCTACAATAATCGGGTAGAAGGTTTGCATTTTACACCAACTCTATATGAAGTGCCATTTAAGGACATAACGTTGAAATAA
- a CDS encoding dihydrofolate reductase family protein, whose protein sequence is MERPYIFCHMVTSLDGKIMGNFFDTPEGTKAGDVFYDIAFGEKPYYEMDGWISGRVTTDDNFTFYKEPVLDESAPLVPAGDFVVPKNEPLYYVSIDTSGRLGWESSTVIYETTRAQVIEVLTGKASNAYKAFLRSKNIPYIIAGDTELDYALAMDKLCKLFGVKRLMLGGGGIVNWSFIQAGLCDEVSVVIAASADGSMKTPALFAAPEGLATDTPQRFELIDVSAQTGGAIWARYKVIKP, encoded by the coding sequence ATGGAACGGCCGTATATTTTTTGTCACATGGTGACATCGTTAGATGGTAAGATTATGGGGAATTTTTTTGATACACCAGAAGGCACAAAAGCAGGGGATGTATTTTATGATATTGCCTTTGGAGAAAAGCCTTATTATGAAATGGATGGTTGGATTTCAGGGCGAGTGACAACGGATGATAATTTTACATTTTATAAAGAGCCGGTGTTAGATGAGTCAGCACCACTCGTACCAGCCGGTGATTTTGTTGTACCTAAAAATGAGCCTTTATATTATGTTTCAATTGATACTTCTGGCCGGTTAGGTTGGGAAAGTAGTACAGTTATCTATGAGACAACACGGGCTCAGGTTATTGAAGTATTGACGGGAAAGGCAAGTAATGCGTATAAAGCATTTTTACGGTCTAAGAATATTCCGTACATTATTGCTGGCGATACAGAACTTGATTATGCGCTGGCGATGGATAAGTTATGTAAATTATTTGGTGTGAAACGGCTTATGTTAGGTGGTGGCGGTATCGTCAATTGGTCATTCATACAAGCCGGTCTTTGTGATGAAGTGAGTGTAGTTATTGCAGCGTCAGCTGACGGTTCTATGAAAACACCGGCATTATTTGCAGCGCCAGAAGGGCTTGCTACAGACACGCCGCAACGATTTGAATTGATTGATGTTTCAGCGCAAACAGGTGGCGCTATTTGGGCACGGTATAAGGTTATTAAACCTTAA
- a CDS encoding MarR family winged helix-turn-helix transcriptional regulator, which yields MDCLQKEQITAMGRYFGQIAELYAAWAKSKGISYNKLAIIVTLFYQPYGTQSQICDDWAIPKQTISTICKQLIQDGLIYYMHINNDNREKCMGLTRAGQEKFRPLMKELQAVETHALTVMGEDNIAVLLEGMHQFIMAFREGVDKVTISQLED from the coding sequence ATGGATTGTTTACAAAAAGAACAAATCACAGCTATGGGGCGTTACTTTGGTCAGATTGCTGAACTCTATGCTGCATGGGCTAAATCGAAAGGGATTAGTTATAATAAATTAGCTATTATAGTAACTTTATTTTATCAACCGTATGGTACGCAAAGTCAGATATGTGATGATTGGGCTATACCTAAACAAACAATATCAACAATATGTAAGCAGTTAATCCAAGATGGATTAATTTATTATATGCACATAAATAATGATAATCGCGAGAAATGTATGGGATTAACAAGGGCTGGACAAGAAAAATTTCGTCCTCTTATGAAAGAGCTGCAAGCTGTTGAGACTCATGCGTTGACCGTTATGGGTGAAGATAATATAGCTGTTTTATTAGAAGGTATGCATCAATTTATTATGGCCTTTAGAGAAGGTGTAGATAAAGTCACAATTTCACAACTTGAAGATTAG
- a CDS encoding MerR family transcriptional regulator has protein sequence MHENLISISDMAKLHGLTRPTLLYYDSIRLFSPVYVADNGYRYYSRIQIPLLREICFLKSLGVSLKDIQKHISQRNPEAELQLLVEQEGKIERELQELGRKRLALQQRLYMYKEAVIAVSQPQETPFIRHYKPRSIIFHPFQASETGDIDRQNIHLTAMGLWRDLYSHEFLPAYSFGTILKKESLLTEKPLKDGGCYIRIPIESTGFESTLVTLPEGTYVCQYKRGRPNDVTVLNRLLGWIEKEGYEVCGDVVDACFLDTTFDEELHDEVFSMLQVPVKRVE, from the coding sequence ATGCATGAAAATTTAATCAGCATAAGTGATATGGCAAAGTTGCATGGTTTAACTAGACCCACTTTACTATATTATGATTCTATAAGGCTATTTTCTCCTGTATATGTGGCCGATAATGGCTATCGCTATTATAGCCGTATTCAAATTCCACTTCTCCGTGAAATTTGTTTTTTGAAATCCTTAGGTGTTAGTCTAAAAGATATACAAAAACATATTAGTCAACGAAATCCTGAAGCGGAATTACAATTATTAGTAGAACAAGAAGGTAAGATTGAGCGGGAATTGCAGGAGCTTGGACGTAAGCGACTCGCTTTACAACAGCGTCTATATATGTATAAAGAAGCGGTGATTGCGGTTTCACAACCACAAGAAACACCATTTATACGACATTATAAACCGCGAAGTATTATTTTTCATCCCTTTCAAGCAAGTGAAACGGGTGACATTGACCGTCAAAATATTCATCTGACAGCTATGGGGTTGTGGCGCGATTTATATAGTCATGAATTTTTGCCAGCTTATAGCTTTGGTACGATTTTGAAAAAAGAGTCATTGCTCACTGAGAAACCACTTAAAGATGGGGGTTGTTATATTCGAATTCCAATTGAATCAACCGGTTTTGAATCAACCTTAGTTACTTTGCCAGAAGGGACATATGTATGTCAGTACAAGCGAGGTCGTCCTAATGATGTGACCGTGTTGAACCGTTTGTTAGGATGGATCGAAAAGGAAGGGTACGAGGTATGTGGTGATGTAGTAGACGCCTGTTTCTTAGATACTACTTTTGATGAAGAATTACATGATGAAGTATTTTCTATGTTACAAGTACCTGTAAAACGTGTTGAATAG
- a CDS encoding DMT family transporter has translation MFGYILLGTAIVLEIFSTSMLKLSVGFTKLIPSLVFVVGMGSSFFVLSKALNLIPLSIAYAIWSGIGTALTAFIGVYIWKEELSMTGIVGIALIVVGVILLNLKGAH, from the coding sequence ATGTTTGGATATATTTTATTAGGAACCGCTATTGTATTAGAGATTTTTTCCACATCGATGTTAAAGTTGTCGGTGGGGTTTACGAAGTTAATACCATCACTTGTCTTTGTGGTAGGCATGGGATCTTCCTTTTTTGTTCTTTCAAAGGCGTTGAATTTAATACCGCTTAGTATTGCGTATGCTATTTGGTCTGGCATTGGTACCGCACTGACAGCTTTTATTGGAGTATATATTTGGAAGGAAGAGTTATCTATGACGGGGATAGTCGGTATTGCACTTATCGTTGTAGGAGTAATTTTATTAAATTTGAAAGGTGCTCATTAA
- a CDS encoding DsbA family oxidoreductase: MEIIYWSDYACPFCYIGRNHLEAAIQKIKAEKDLNITVIMKAFELDPTAPTVCNTTTVERFAQKYGLSREVAEDKINGINLMGQAIGLDFKYDKAQSTNTFDAHRLTKWAQTKSYELSDTLTERLYAAYFTESKPLADHSVLLDIVKQVGLSESEARTVLASDAYSNEVREEEALAARYGIQAVPFFVVNDQVALPGALPVEEFEKVLREMLEKEITQ; this comes from the coding sequence ATGGAAATTATATATTGGTCAGATTATGCCTGCCCTTTTTGTTATATTGGGCGTAATCATTTAGAAGCTGCTATTCAAAAGATTAAGGCTGAAAAAGATCTTAATATTACAGTCATTATGAAAGCGTTTGAACTGGATCCCACAGCACCCACTGTTTGTAATACTACAACAGTTGAACGATTTGCTCAAAAGTATGGTTTATCACGTGAAGTGGCTGAAGATAAAATAAATGGCATTAATTTGATGGGGCAGGCCATTGGTCTTGATTTTAAATATGACAAAGCACAATCTACCAATACTTTTGATGCGCATCGTTTAACAAAATGGGCTCAGACAAAAAGTTATGAATTATCAGATACTTTGACCGAACGATTATATGCAGCATATTTTACAGAAAGTAAACCACTAGCTGACCATAGTGTTTTACTAGATATTGTTAAACAAGTTGGTCTATCAGAATCAGAAGCTCGTACGGTATTAGCATCTGATGCATATAGTAATGAGGTGCGTGAAGAAGAAGCCTTAGCAGCTCGTTATGGTATTCAAGCAGTGCCATTCTTTGTTGTGAATGATCAAGTTGCATTACCTGGGGCTTTGCCAGTAGAAGAATTTGAAAAAGTGCTTCGTGAAATGCTTGAAAAAGAAATAACGCAGTAA